The genomic window GGATCATGCGCCGAATCCGGGAAGAGATGCCCTGGATCAGAAGGGTCGGCCTGTACGGCAATGCCAAGAGCATCCTGCGAAAGACGCCCGAACAACTTGCCGAGCTCCGGGAGCTTGGGCTGGGCATTGTGTACCAGGGGCTGGAAAGCGGTGACGAACAGGTCCTGAGGGAAATCAACAAGGGCGTTTCCCTCGACCGGATGATCCAGTCCGCCAGGAGAGTGCGCGAGGCCGGGATCAAACTGTCGGTCATGGCGATCCTGGGACTGGCGGGGCGTGAGCGCTCCCTGGTCCACGCGCGGGCCACCGGTGAGGCGCTGACGGCGATGGACCCCAACTACGTGGGCGTTCTGACCCTCATGGTGCTGCCCAACACCGAGCTCTACGCCCGAATTCAAAGGGGGGAGTTCGAGCTGCTTTCGTCGCGCGAGATGCTCGAAGAACTGCGGGAAATCCTGCGGCATACGACCATGACCAGGGGACTCTTCTTCGCAAACCACG from Syntrophobacter fumaroxidans MPOB includes these protein-coding regions:
- a CDS encoding B12-binding domain-containing radical SAM protein encodes the protein MHYEGTIIRPPSEADSVLLQVTVGCSHNKCTFCGTYKGERFRIKDDATIDADIRYAAGNLSFLHRVFLVDGDALIIPQDRLVRIMRRIREEMPWIRRVGLYGNAKSILRKTPEQLAELRELGLGIVYQGLESGDEQVLREINKGVSLDRMIQSARRVREAGIKLSVMAILGLAGRERSLVHARATGEALTAMDPNYVGVLTLMVLPNTELYARIQRGEFELLSSREMLEELREILRHTTMTRGLFFANHASNYLPLKVRMPGEKERALKTIDDALQGGIHLRPEWMRGL